AATCTGGTCAATCACTTTTTCCTCCTCTTGGATCTGTAACTTAATTTCAAGTTCAAGCGATTTTCTTAAAATGTCGCTATCTTTTGCATCTATCGGGAGGTTAAAAGAACCTCGGTAAATTTTTTTTAGATATGGATGAAGTTGTTCAACAAATAAATTTATGTCCTCCTGTTTCCCACCGATGAGGAGAAGATCAAATTTTTCACTTTGATAAATTTCAAGTAGTTTCTCGGAAATTTTTTTGTAGTGTTCTATTATCTTGTTCTCTTTATACTCCGTCACCCTTGACTCATCAAACCCGTGATAACCGGCAATTTTAATCTTCTTCGGCGTCTCGTTGTAGATTTCACTGGTTAAGGTGATTTCATTTCCAAGTATTGTGAAAATTTTTGCCTTTCTATGATCAAATATGGTGGTGCATATTTTATGATTCCTTGACGTTATCAAAAGCAAAGGTCTGATGTATGGGGATCTGTCAATCATAAATAAATTCGGGGGTGAAACAGTCAGTTCATAAACTTGCCAAAATTTTTCCTTTGCGCACGAGAAGATAGCCAAACCCTTATTTTTGACGATGTCAAGATTTTGAGATATGTAGTTTTCCATCTTTTTTATATCCTCAAGGACATCTTTGAATTCTTTTTCATTCTCCAGTTCTATTTTCTTCTCCTTGATGAGGTCTTTGAAGATGACCTCAATTTGCTTCTTTGAAAATTTGCTTCCATCAGTGTTAAGATAGAGAGAAGAGACGAAGCAGTTTTGGGGTTTGTAGTTTTTGAGTTCTTTCAGCCGTTTCTCTAAGTTGATCAGCATTGATGACCTCCGTTTTGAGTTTTTATTTTTTAATCCCATCTTCTTCTCCTGGCGAAAACAAACGAAAGCAACAGCCCAGCTATAAACCCGCCAATATGTGCCCACCAAGCAACCCCTCCAGTTGCAGCATAAGTTGCAGCGCCAAGTGAAGCAATGCCATTGAAAAACTGAAGTATGAACCAAAAGCCAAGAAATACAAAAGCAGAAACCTCAATCAAATCAAAAAAGAAGAAAATGGGAATTAAAGTTATAACCCTTGAATGGGGAAATAAAATAAAGTAGGCGCCAAGGACTCCGGAAATTGCACCGCTTGCACCAACAGCTGGGATCTCAGAGTGTGGGTTAGTATAGACATGAGCTAATCCTGCAAATATCCCGCAAAGCAAATAGAATAACAAAAACTTAAAATGTCCCATCCTGTCTTCAACATTATCTCCGAAGACCCAAAGATAAATCATATTTCCGATTAAGTGCATCCATCCACCGTGCAGAAACATTGAGGTGATGAAAGGGAAGTATATAATTAAGAATGGAGCGTCCGACTCCTTTAATTCAAAATATGTTGCTGGGACAACCCCAAAAATGTCAAAAAATTCTGAAAGCCCCTCGCCAAGTGAAATTTCAAAGAAAAAAATTAAAACATTCAACACGATTAAACTTACAGTGACGATTGGGTACGTCCTTGATGGTATTGTATCTTTAAGCGGTATCAATCTTTTCCTCCGTTAATTTTTTTGACATTTTATAAGCAAGGTTCAAAAGCGATACAGGATGCATAACTTTTATATTTTTCCCCGCTTTCCTTAAGCCATATTCAATTTGTGCATGACAGCCAGGATTTGCCGTAAGAACGATCTCGGCGCCAGTTTTAAGGATGTTTTCAATTTTCCTTTCCAAGAATTTCATTGAATCATCAAACCTTAAAATGTTGTAAATCCCAGCGCTACCACAACACCAACTTGATTCGTTCAGTTCAACGAAATTTATTCCGTCAATTGATTTTATTATTTCCCTTGGTTGCAAAGTTATTTTTTGAGAGTGTGCGAGATGACAAGCGTCGTGATAAGTCACTTTGAAATTCAATTCAGCGTTTGGCTTTTTGAATCCGATTTCATAAAGAAACTCATTTATATCTTTTGTCAGCCTACTTATATTTTCGGCTTTCTCTTTTAAAAGTTTATCATCGCTGAATATTTCCCTGTATTCTTTCATAAACGCTCCACATCCAGCTGAATTTATCACTATCGCATCAAGTTCATATTTTGAAAATTCAATTATATTTTTCCTTGCCAATTTCTTCGCCATTTCAATGTCCCCATAATGTGCCATAACAGAGCCACAGCAAACCTGTTTTTTTGGAATGTAAACCTCGCAATCGTTCTCAAGTAGCGCTTCAATCGTGTCAATGTTCACATCCGAATACATCACATTCATAAAGCAACCCGTTAGAAATCCAACTCTATACTTGGCTTTGCCGTTTGGTCTTATACGCTCGGGTAAAATTTCATCTGAAAATTTATTTGAGATTTTTGGGGCAAGTTCCTCAATTTGCCTCAAGCTTTCTGGTAGCAAGTTATGAAGCTTGGACTGAAACTTGCTCTGATAAAATCTCACTGCTTTTGCAAAAAACTTGAAAATTGAGTTTGAGGCAAATATGAACCTAAATACAAGTTTCTTCAACATCGCTTGCTTGTCTTTCCCTGATAGAAAAATTTTAACTCTGGCTGATTCAACTATTCTTCCATATTTAACCCCAGCTGGACAGATAGTTTGACACGCTTGACAATCAAGACAAAAATACATCTCTTCAATAAAATCATCAGTGATAGGTAAATTTCCATCTTCAACTTCTTTAACGAGGCGGATTCTACCTCTTGGTGACGATTTTTCATTTAATGTTAAGTTATATGTCGGACAAACTGGTAGGCACATCCCGCAGTGCATGCATTGAATTATAAGTTCAGATGGGATTTTTATGTTAAGCATAAAATTTCCCGTTTTATTTCAAATCCATAGACCGCCGAATTTTTCAATTTCTTCCCTTGAATTTGGAAGGCGACCTTCACATCTTGGTTTAAAATCAAAAATTTTCCCCGGGTTTAAAACTCCTTTCGGGTCAAGGACTTCCTTTATTTTCCGCATGAAATCAATTGTGGCTGAGTTAAATTGTTTCGGTAAAAACTTTTTCTTCGCAAGCCCAATCCCGTGTTCTCCAGTTATTGTCCCACCAAGTTTTATAGCGAAGTCAAAAATTTCATCAAACGCCATCTCAACCCTTTTCATCTCATCTTTATCCCTTTCATCTGTCAAGGCGGTCGGGTGCAGATTCCCATCCCCAGCGTGACCAAAATTTCCTATAATTATCCCATATTTTTTTGCTATTTCTTGAATCTTTTCAACCATTTCTGGAACACAGCTTCTTGGAACGGTTGCATCTTCAAGTATCGTCGTCGGTTTTATCCTTGCAAGGGCAGCAAAAGCTGAGCGCCTTGCGGTTTTAAGTTTTAGCGCTTCACCTTCTGTCATCGCTACTTTAAAATCTGTTGAACGGTTAACTTTGCAAATTTTTTCTATTTTTTCCGCTTCCTCTTGAACCTGTGCCGGATGACCATCAACTTCAATTAAAAGTAAAGCCCCAGCTTCTGTCGGAAGCCCAAGATGTGCATAATCTTCAACGCATTTTATCGTTGTATTATCAAGAAATTCAAGCGTTGCTGGGGTTATATGGTTTGCAATGATTGATGAAACAGCTTTACCAGCGTCTTTTATAGAGTTGAAAAAGGCAAGCATGGTCTTTGATGCCTGAGGTTTTGGGATGAGTTTAAGCAAAATCTTTGTGAAAATTGCCAGTGTTCCCTCTGAACCGATTAAGACATCTTTAAGGTTATATCCCGCGACATCTTTAACATTTTTACCGCCGACATTTATTATTTCACCTGTTGGTAGAACAGCTTCAATTCCTAAGACATAATTTTTCGTCACGCCATATTTTAGACCCCTTAAACCGCCGGCGTTTTCAGCAACATTTCCGCCAATTGTTGATATAGTCATACTCCCGGGATCAGGTGGATAAAAAAGCCCTAATTTCTCAACCTCTTGATGAAGTTGAGCTGTTATTACACCGGGTTCAACCAATGCTGTCAGATTTTCGGTATCAATTTCAATTATCTTCCTCCATCTGTTCATTAACAAAACGATTGAATTCGGGACGGGCACAACTCCACCGCTAAGTCCTGTCCCTGATCCACGCGGTATCACAGCAAAACCCTCTTCATTTGCAAGTTTTAAAATTTCAGATACCTGCTCAACATTTGATGGGATTACAACAGCATCAGGTAAACTTGAAAATGTTGGGGTGGCATCGTATGAATAAGCAATCCTGTTTTCAATTGATGTCAAAACATCTTTCCTTCCGACTATCTCCTCAAGACGATGTATAACTTTCGCATCCATTGCTCTTTCAAATTTTTTCTACATTTAAAGATAATTAAGCGAACTTGAAATGTCAAGTTGAACTTAATGGCTTGATAAATTTTCCTTTTCGTTGTATATTTCCATTGAACATAAAAACTTTCGCTGTGTTTTTATGCGTAAAATTATTTTGTTTGCCTTTTTAATCCCAATTTTAGCGCACTCGCAAGACACAACTATCGCAACACTAATCATTGAGACGGAGCCAAAGGAAGCGATCGTCATCATTAACGGAAAAGTTTACGGACTTACGCCAGCGAATTTTAAATTGCCATTCGGAAGTTATCAGATTAAATTGGTGAAAGAAGGATATTATGAGACGAGTTTTGAAATTGATGTCCAAAAAAGTGAAGTCATAGTGAAGAAATTCAAACTTGAAGAGACCCCGGAGACGAAAGCCGTTAGAGAATATAGGAAAAGGTTACTTTGGAAGGGGAACTTAACTTATCTTGGTTCAACTTTGACAGTCGCATCAATTGGCATCGCAGTTGCACTTCATATAAAGTCAGAGAGCGTCTATGAGAAGTATCGCTGCAGCGGTTGAGATTGAAAAGATTAGAAAGTATAGAGAGGAATATTACAAAGTCATAAAGCAGAGAAACATTGCAATCGGTGTAGGTGCCTTGTTTGCAGGGCTTACGCTTTACAACACATTGAGAAATGTTGATGAGATAAAAATTTTACCTGTGAGTTTGAGCAATGGCTTTGAAGTTCGCCTTGAAATAAATTTGCCGGGTTTTTATGAAAATTAAATTTGTGATTTTTTTGGTGTTTTTTTCTCTCTCATCCTGTGTTAGAAATTTGGATAATCCAGTTGATCCTGAAAGTAGTGCATATGAGCCACCGTCGGTGACGATTTTACAGCCAGAGGAAGGGGACACACTGACCACAAATGCGGTTCTCGTTTTATGGGAAGGAAATAACCCAAGGGCGAATGAATTCAGATATAGATTGATTGATTATTCCAATTGGACCGAGTGGGTGACATATAACAGTGTGCTTTTTGATTACCTTGACGATGTAAGCTATAGGTTTGAGATTGAGGTGAGATATAAGTCCCAAAGCGATATAAAGAAATTCGTCAGAAATTTTAGTGTTGATGCGATAAAGGGTCCAACTTTGAAATTTTATAAGTTAAGGAATGTCGTCGGGATTGACAGCCAATTTACAGTTGGAGTCTGGGTTGAAGATGTTAGCCAATTGAAAAGGTCAAAGTTTAAAATTGATTTTGATAGTGTGAAGCTTTCGCTTTTGTCTGTTGATAGGGGAGCATATCCAAGTGAAAGGGGAGTGGAGCAAACTATCGCTTTTAATCCTTCAACAAGAGAAATAAACACCGAATTTTCTAGAGGTATAAGCGGTAGCGGTGAAATAATCAAATTAAAATTTAGAGGTAGGGATAAAGGGGTAAGTTATCTTGAAATGAATGGGATTGAGATTACGGATGAAAACGGTGAGATTATAAACCCGCAGGCGGAAAGGGCTTTAGTTGAAATAAAATAAATCTGGTTGATGTGAAGCAAAGGAAATTTGTCCGTCCATTAACTGATGAGGAAAGGCAGAAACTTTTAAATACACTTTCCAACGAGGAGCATCTTCATCCGTCAATTTATCGCAAGGCGAAGGCGATTTTACTAAGTGAACAAGGCAAAACAATCCGAGAAATAGCTAAAGAGTTAGGTGTAACCGAACCAGCAGTGATATACATTATCAGAAATTTTGAGAAGGAAGGGATTGACGCTTTTCTCAACAAAAAGGGTGGACGGAAAGAAAAATTTACGGATGAACATAAGGAAATAATCCTTCGCCTTGTGCAACAATTTACACCTGTTGAATTCGGATTGAAAAAGAAATTCTGGACATATGACGCTATTTCAAAGGTTATGAAGAGGATTTATAATGTCAAGATTTCGTATAATACCATCAGAAAAATTTTGCTTGATAAGGACATTTCTCTGAAAGAGACGCGCTATAAGACAGAAGGGAAAAACTTTAAATCCATTATATCTGCCATCAAAAGGGGAAGGAGAGGGAAAGGGTAAAATTAAAAAATGTTTGACTTGACACTTCACCTTACTTCTTCATCTTTATTGGGATTTCATTTGATTTTTCTTTCATTTCAACTTTAGGCAAATCAGACTTCAGCAAGACAAACCACTTGATTAACGCTAAAGTTGAAGTGAAAACAAACAAAATCATTAAACCAATCCCCTTGTGATTCCCTCTTTTTGTTTTTTAAACCGCGCTTTTTTCTTCACGTCTTTGAGCGTATTCTCTTTCAAGTTAATCCCCAAAGGTTTCTGTCAAGAGACCTGTATTGAATTGCTTCGCTTAGATGTTCTGGTTTTATGTTTTCGCTTCCTGCGAGGTCGGCGATTGTCCTTGCAACTTTTAAAATTTTATCATAAGCGCGAGCAGATAAACCGAGTTTTGTTATAGCGTTTTTAAGCAAATTCTCTCCATCAGAGTCAATTTTGCAAAACTCGCGGATTTCCCTCGTTTGCATATCGGCGTTTTTAAAGAGATTTCTCCTTCCTTTGAATCTTCTGATTTGAATTTCTCTGGCTCTTATGACCCTTTCCCTTATTTGTGCGGATGTTTCTCCTGATGATTTCCCTACAAGTTCGGCATACTTTACAGCTGGGACCTCAATGTGAATGTCAATTCTGTCAAGCAATGGTCCGGAGATTTTGCCCATGTATTTTTGAATTTGTGCTGGGGTACAGGTGCACTGTTGGTATGGATTTCCGAGGTTGCCACACGGGCATGGATTCATGGCGCACACAAGCATAAAATTTGCAGGATATTCAACTGTCATTTTTGTTCTACTGATTGTGACCTTTTTATCTTCGAGCGGTTGCCTTAGTACCTCAAGGACATTTCTGTTAAACTCTGGTAATTCATCAAGGAATAAAACGCCGTGATGAGCAAGGGATATTTCTCCGGGGCGTGGTATTGTTCCGCCTCCGACGAGGGCTGAGTCGGATATTGTATGATGTGGGGCTCTAAACGGTCGTGTTGCGACAAGGGCTGTATTTGGCGGTAAAATGCCCGCTACGGAATGAATTTTGGTTGTCTCAAGTGCCTCTTCAAGTGTCATAGGCGGAAGTATCGTTGGAAGTCGCTTTGCAAGCATTGTCTTCCCACTTCCCGGGGGACCAATCATAATGAGGTTATGACCGCCAGCTGCTGCAACCTCAAGGGCTCTTTTTACATTCTCTTGTCCCTTTACATCTGAGAAATCAATTGTGTATTTGCTTTCTTGATTGAAAATTTCATTGATGTCAACTTTAAAAGGGTTTAAAATCTGATGTTCTGAATTTAGAAAATTTACAACCTCTGTTAGTGAGCTCATTGGGTAAACTTCTATATCTGATACAATTGCTGCTTCTTTGGCGTTTTCTTTTGGTAGGATTATCCCTTTCAAGCCGTTGTTTCTTGCGCTCATTGCAATTGGTAGTGCGCCGTGAATTGGTCTCAATGTTCCGTCAAGTGCGAGCTCGCCCAAAATTATAAATTTATCAAGGACATCGCTTTGGATTTGATCCGTGGCTGAAAGTATGCCTACCGCAATTGGCAGGTCAAATTGCGAACCTTCTTTTTTTATGTCCGCTGGAGCAAGGTTTACTGTTATCTTTTTGTTTGGGAATTTAAACCCGGAGTTTTTAATCGCTGCGTTGACCCTTTCGCGGCTTTCCTTGACAGAGCTATCCGGGAGACCTACGATCGCAAATGCAAATAAACCAGTTTCAATATGTGTTTCAACCTTAACTACGAAGGCTTCTATCCCATAGGTTGAGGCACTTAAAACTTGGGAAAGCATCTTTCAAAAGAATTTATTTTTAAAATGGTTTGTCAGGTGGTTTAACATCAACTGGTTCAACAAGAGACCTTCCGATTTCAAGTCGTTCAAACTTTGCTGACTTTTTCAGGAAGCTCAAACGCACTTCGCCGATTGGTCCATTTCTTTGCTTGCTTATTATTATTTCGGCTGTTCCTTCTGTTGGCATGTTGTCCTCGTAGTATTGTATTCCGTAATATTCGGGTCGGTGGACGAACATAACGACATCTGCATCTTGTTCAAGTGAACCGCTTTCGCGTAGGTCTGAAAGCATGGGTTTTTTATCAGCGCGGTCTTCAACGGCTCTTCTAAGTTGTGATAAAGCGATGACTGGAACCTCAAGTTCTTTCGCTAACGACTTCAAAGATCGGGAAATCATAGCTATTTCCCTTTCTCTTGTTTCAGCCTTACCACCTTGCATAAGCTGTAGGTAATCAATGATTATGAGTCCGATGTCGTATTCAGCTTTAAGGCGTCTTGCTTTGGCTCTAAGTTCAAGTGTGCTCAAAGCTGGGGTGTCGTCAATAAAAATTGGTGCTTCACTTATCCTACCAACGACATTTGAAATTTTTTGCCAATCATCGCCTGATAATTTCCCGGTTCTTAAAGCGTGCATGTCAACATTTGCCTCAGCGCAAAGCAATCTCAAAGCAACCTGTTCAATTGACATTTCAAGCGAGAAGAAAGCCACTGGGACTTTGCCCTCAACAGCGGCGTTCCTTGCAATTGTCAATGCAAAAGCCGTCTTTCCCATTGAAGGTCGTCCCGCAATTATGATAAGGTCCGACTTCTGAAGACCACCAGTTAAAGCATCCAACTCAGGGAAGCCAGTCGTTACCCCAGTCAACAACCGTTTCGTCCTGTTTATCTCCTCGTATTTTTCAAGGACGAACTTTATAGCTGATTTTATGTCCTCAACCCCGGACTTAAATTTTTCTGAGGATATCTCAAGGAGTTTTCTTTCTGCGAAGTCAAGCAATTCAAAAGCATCAGCATCTTCTCTAAACGCTGCGTTTGAGAGGATGTTTGTCATTCTAATTATCTCGCGCAGGATGTATTTGTCGTGAACTATTTGTGCGTATTCTTCAACTTTCGCCGATGTCGCAACTACATTTGATAACTCCGCAAGGTAAGTAGCCCCACCGACATTTTCAAGAAGTCCTTCTTTTTTCAGCTCTTGCGTCAGAATGTAAAGATCAACACCTCTTCCGGATTCAAAAAGTTCAATTATGGCTTTGAAAATTATTTTGTGCTCTTCCTTGTAAAAATGCTCTGGCTTTAAAATTTCAATCACCGTTGGAATGCAGTCGGGGTCAATTATCATTGAACCAAGAACTGCTGTTTCAATTTCAACTGCTTGTGGTATTACTTTCGGGACAACTTCTTTTTGTTCTGTAACTTGGATGGTTTTGTAATCTTTGAGGATTTTATCAAGTGGGAGTTCCTGTCTCATTCCCTTTTCAATTGACATGGCAAAATCCAAAACTTTTATTTTTGATACAAAATTTCACGCGCCTTTCGTAAATCTTCAATTAAGGGTCTTTTCCATTGTTGATTTCTCAAAACAGCAGCTGGGTGATATGTTATGATCATTTTAATTCCTCTCCATTCATATACTTGTCCTCTTAATGAACTTAATGTCGCGTTTGTTTTAAGGAGCATTTGTGCTGGGAATCGCCCGAGGGAAACGATAAGTTTTGGTTTTATTATTTCAAGTTGTTTTACAAGATACGGACCACAGGCTTCAATTTCGGAGGGTTGAGGGTCGCGATTTCCCGGTGGGCGACATTTCAAAACATTGCATATGTAGACCTCATCCCTTCTGAAACCAACTGAAGCAAGCAGATGATTTAAAAGTTGCCCAGCTCTTCCGACAAAAGGTTCGCCTTGGAGGTCTTCTTCAGCCCCGGGGGCTTCCCCAATGAAGACAATCTCTGATTTTGGATTTCCCACACCGAAGACGAAATTCGTTCGTGTTTTTCCAAGCGGACACTTGACACAATTTTTTATCTTTGATTCAAGTTCATCAAGCGTTTTTGAATTAACCCAGGTCGGGTCAACGCCGTATTCTTTTTCATTAACTTGTTGAATTTTCCCCTCACTTTCACTTTCGCTCTTTGGCAGTGTTACCTCGTCGCCAAACAAACTTTCCTGTTGCTGAAGATATTTCTTTGCTTCGTTGAGTATTTTTTTTATCTCTTCCTTCATTTTTTCCCATTTTTTAATTTAGCCGAAACTATGTCAAGTATCTTATTGGCGACTTCATATTTTGACATTTTCGGCAACTCAAAAATTTCACCGTTTTTTGAGATTATCGTCACGATGTTTGTATCATAGCCGAATCCAGAACCCTCTCCAAGTGTGTTAAGAACTATGAAATCAAGGTTTTTTTGCTCAAGCTTTTGCTTTGCGTTTTCAATTGCATTTTCCGTCTCAAGCGCAAATCCAACGAGTATTTGACCTTTTTTATGCTCTCCAAGATATTTAAGAATATCTTTCGTCTTTTTCAACTTTAATTCAACGAAATCCCCTTTTATGTCTTCCTTTTTCAATTTCCTTTCAAATTTTTGAACTGGGGAATAATCTGCAACTGCAGAAGCCATTATAACGACATCAACTTCATCATAAAATCTCACAACCTCGTTGAACATCTCATCAGAAGTGATGACATCTATTCTCTTTACATTTTTCGGGGTCTCAAGAGATGTCGGTCCTGATATAAGAATGACATCAGCTCCTCTTTGTGAGGATGCCTTTGCTGCGGCAAAACCCATTTTCCCAGTTGACCAATTCCCAATAAAACGCACCGGGTCAATTGGTTCGTATGTGGGTCCGGCGGTGACGAGGATTTTTTTCCCTTTCAGATCAAATTTAAAGCCCAGGAGAAAATCGCAGACAAATTCAATTATCTTTTCTGGTTCAGCCATTCGTCCAACGCCGACAAGTCCACTTGCGAGTTCCCCTTCTTCGGGCTCAATTATCAAAAAGCCGTATTCTTTGAGTTTTTTTATGTTCCGTTGTGTGATTTCATTCAAGTACATATCAACATCCATTGCTGGGGCAATTATTACAGGGCATCTTATCGCAAGGACAAGCGAAGTAAGAAAGTTATCCCCAATGCCATGTGCTATTTTTGCGATTGTGTTTGCTGTGGCTGGAGCTATTAGCATTAAGTCAGCCCATAGAGCAAGTTCAATGTGCCTTGTTCCTATGTTTGTCCCTTCAGATGTAGTTTTTGGGAACATATCAACGATGACTTCGTTCCCGGACAGGGTTGAAAATGTAAGCGGAGTTACAAACTCTGTAGCTGAGCGTGTCATTACAACTTTTACATCGGCGCCAAGTTTTTTCAAACCCCGTACGACATAGCAAGTTTTGTAAGCAGAGATACCACCGGTGACTCCAACGATTATTTTCTTTCCCTCAAGCATCTATTTGAAAGTTTGATTTTTATTTGGCAAATTTTTATGTGCCCATTTGAGTTCTCGGTCAGTTTGAATTTTAGTAAAAAAAAATTTAAAAACAAAGCCGTTTTTGAAATGCAAGACCTTGAGATAGTTTTTCTGAGCTTCCGCGATGGTGAAAGCGCCACTCTTGATGAGTTGTTAAGTGGAAGGATAAAATTAAATAAAATCACTGATGAAGATGTAAGAAAAGTTTTTGAACCTTTTGGAATAAAACCGTGGGGAGCTCAAAGGTTGTGGGCGAGAAGGTTCTTAAAGGGTGAAAGTTTTGCGATGCTTGCTCCAACTGGAAGTGGTAAAACAACGACCACGATTGCTCTTTCCCTCCTTAAAAAGTCGCTTATTCTATTGCCTAATTCAACCCTTGCGTTCCAAGTATGGGGAAAAATCCAGAGCGTTTCCACAGATAAAAAAATAGTTCAGATACATTCGCTTTCCAAAAAGCCATCTCTTGATGAGGTAAAAAATGCGGATGTAATAATCACGACTTCAATGTCCCTTGTTAAAAATAAAGAAATTTTTGAGTCGGTTCGGGTTAACTCGGTGTTTGTTGATGATGTTGATGGCTTTCTTCGTCGTTCGCAGGCAATTGATATTGTCTTGAAAATACTTGGTATAACCGATGAACAAATTGAGTTAGCAAAGAAAATGGTAACAAAAAAAGTTGATGAGGAAGAGGACTTAACTGAAGTTTATTCAAAGGTCAGAGTAAAGGACAAACAAATAGTTGTTTCAGGGGCGACGCAGAGCGCAAGGAGAACTTTGAGGGTTAAAATTTTAAGGGAACTTTTCGGATTTGACATTGGGCAGTCATATTCTTTTACAAGGAATATAATTGATTCCTATCTTTTACCCAAAAGAGACCCGAAGGAACATCTCGTTGAATTGATAAAGAAGCTCGGCAAAGGTGCCATTGTTTATGTCAGGGGTAGTGAAAAAGCGGAAGAGATAGCTGAGTTCTTGAATCAGAATGGGATAAAGGCAAGCGCTTATGTGAAGGCGTCAAAGAAGATTTTTCAGTCATTTGAAAAAGGTGAAATAGAAGTCCTTGTTGGAACATCTTCAAGGCGTTCATCGCTTGTTCGTGGAATTGACCTTCCAACATCGTTAAGGTATACGATTTTTTTTGAGGTACCGAGGATTTCAATCACAATTGATAGGGGAAGTTTCACTCCGAGAAAAATGATGATGGTCATAAGCCACATCGCAAGATTTCTTGAAGGTGAAAAAAGGCAGAGGGCAATTGATTTGATTGAGAACCTCTCAAGGATAGTTGATTTGAGTCCAACAAACCTTGAAAAGATAAAAAAAGAGGGTTTTGATCCCAGCTCAAAAGAAGTTTCTGACTTTATGAGATTTGCTTATAATGTCATGGTTGAATCGCTTGAATTTTTCAATGAGGTTTCAATCGATCCGATTGTGATTGATAAGACAGGGATTTCAGGTAATTCGCTTGTGACGCCGGATTCATTTGCATATATCCAGGCATCTGGTAGAACGAGCAGGTTGACGATAGGTGGTTTGACGAAAGGTCTATCAATTTTAATTGTTGATGACGAAAAGGCGTTTGAACTTATGAGGGAACAGCTTGAACCGCTTGATGTTAACTTTGTAAATGTTGAAGAGCTTGACATTGAGAGGATAATTGAAGAGATAAATTTAACTCGGGAACTTAAAGTTGGTGTTGATATAGAATTCAATTCTCGCCTTTTGATAGTTGAGTCGCCAACGAAGTCAAGGACTATAAGTTATTTCTTCGGCAAGCCATTGAGAAGTAGGGTTGATGGAGTTCAGGTTTTTGAGGTTATGTCATCAAATATGCTTTTGCTTGTGAGTGCTTCAAGGGGACATGTAACAGACCTTGCGATAAGACAACCGAGCTTTGGCGCTAAACTTGTTGATTCAAAACTTGAAGTCAAGTTTGAAATTACAAGACCTGAGGTGATTTCCTCACTTCAGAAATTAGCTGAAAATGTTGATGAGGTTTTAATTGCCACCGACCCAGACGCAGAAGGGGAAAAAATAGCTTGGGATTTAAGGTGTTTGATTTATCCTTTTAATCAAAACATAAAACGGTTGCGTTGGCATGAGATAACTAAAAGGGCAATAGTTGAGGGGAT
This genomic interval from Candidatus Thermokryptus mobilis contains the following:
- the rgy gene encoding reverse gyrase yields the protein MQDLEIVFLSFRDGESATLDELLSGRIKLNKITDEDVRKVFEPFGIKPWGAQRLWARRFLKGESFAMLAPTGSGKTTTTIALSLLKKSLILLPNSTLAFQVWGKIQSVSTDKKIVQIHSLSKKPSLDEVKNADVIITTSMSLVKNKEIFESVRVNSVFVDDVDGFLRRSQAIDIVLKILGITDEQIELAKKMVTKKVDEEEDLTEVYSKVRVKDKQIVVSGATQSARRTLRVKILRELFGFDIGQSYSFTRNIIDSYLLPKRDPKEHLVELIKKLGKGAIVYVRGSEKAEEIAEFLNQNGIKASAYVKASKKIFQSFEKGEIEVLVGTSSRRSSLVRGIDLPTSLRYTIFFEVPRISITIDRGSFTPRKMMMVISHIARFLEGEKRQRAIDLIENLSRIVDLSPTNLEKIKKEGFDPSSKEVSDFMRFAYNVMVESLEFFNEVSIDPIVIDKTGISGNSLVTPDSFAYIQASGRTSRLTIGGLTKGLSILIVDDEKAFELMREQLEPLDVNFVNVEELDIERIIEEINLTRELKVGVDIEFNSRLLIVESPTKSRTISYFFGKPLRSRVDGVQVFEVMSSNMLLLVSASRGHVTDLAIRQPSFGAKLVDSKLEVKFEITRPEVISSLQKLAENVDEVLIATDPDAEGEKIAWDLRCLIYPFNQNIKRLRWHEITKRAIVEGINNPEEFDLNLLKAQILRKVEDAWIGLGLSQIVQRRFNRDDLSAGRVQTPVLGWVCERTKESKKKIAQVNVWLENNLKLTFTTTPDESERVKEFGLVEIFDVKEEIVEQNPLPPYTTDSLLQDGIHTLNLTAGEVMSIAQELFESGLITYHRTDSTRVSNFGINLARQYLERQNLSGYFKPRTWGGEEGAHECIRPTRALSSFELETDIDARLLLLQARLSRKHIKIYDLIFKRFMASQMSPVKIKVYNFKAKFGDLISDFQFNGQIVENGFNLISPLKTFGEISPGGYKVSQVQVRLISEKPLYTEANLIQLMREKRIGRPSTYAPTVQKLKDRGYVQSFNGRLVGTKLGFNVFNFLISKYEPLINEERTRIVLEAVDKIESGEENFIDKVIEFRREVENFLKVRWS